The Achromobacter spanius genome includes the window TAGCCGATGAAGGTGGACCCCGTCCACCAGGCCAGCGCAATCCACAAGAAGTGCTTGGTGATTTTCAGGCGCGCCTTGCGCAGGCTCCACGGCGACTCGTCCAGGCGGATGCGCGCAATGCGGTCGCCTTCGACCTTGCGCTCGATCCACATGAAGATTTCGGTGTAGACGGTTTGCGGACAGGCGTAGCCGCAGAACAGCCGGCCCGCCACGGCGGTGAACAGGAACAGCGCCAGCGCCGAGATGACCAGCAGCACGGCCAGGTACACGACGTCTTGCGGCCACAGCACCAGCCCGAACAGATAGAACTTGCGCGCGCCCAGGTCGAACAACACGGCTTGCCGGCCGTTCCATTGCAGCCAGGGCAAGCCATAGAAAATAAGCTGGGTGATGAAGACGAACGCAATGCGCCAGCGGGCGAAGATGCCGCTGACGGATCGCGGATAGATCTTGCTGCGCACGCCCGCCAGCGTCTGCTCCAGGGTTTCGGCCCCGGGGCGTGGCGGCCGCGTGTGCGGGCGCCAGGGCGGCGGGTCGCCGCCAGGCGGCGTGCCCACGCTTGCGGTTGACCCATCATCCATATGCTGCTCCGTACGGTGTATCCGATGATGTGGGGCCGACCGTGCGTGGCCCGCCCCACCTAAGCGCCGCTGGCCTACTTATTTGGCCAAGGGCGCGGTGCCGACTGCGACGGTGCCAAGCGCCGAGGTCCCAGCCGCAGGGGTATCGACCGCCTTGGCATCAGCCGCCTGCGCTTCTCCCGCAGCGTCGGGCTTGTTCGACAGGCCCCACACCCAGGCCGTCAACACCTTGATCTGTTCAGGATTCAGGATGTGTTCGTGCGCGGGCATGCGGTTGTCCCGACCGTCCAGGATGGTCTTCACGATCGACGCTTCCGAAGACCCGTACAGCCACACGTCGTCGGTCAGGTTGGGCGCGCCCACCAGTTGGTTGCCCTTGCCGTCGACACCATGGCAGGCCACACAGAAGTTGCCGAACTCGCGCTTGCCGCGAAACACGCGGATGGGGTCCGCCGTCAGGCCCGACAAGGAACGCACGTACTGCGCGATGTCGCCCGCCGCCTTGGCATCAATGGCGGCCTTCCAGGGCGGCATCACGCCGTGGCGGCCTTCCTTGATGGTCTTCATGATGACTTCGGGCGAACCGCCGTGCAGCCAGTCGCCGTCGGTCAGGTTCGGAAAGCTGGGGCCGCCCTTGGCGTCCGAGCCATGGCATTGCGCGCAGTTGTTCAGGAACAGGCGCTGGCCGATTTCACGGGCGCCCGCGTCCTGTGAGATCTGCGGCACGGTCATGGTTTCAAAACGGGCGTAGATGGGGCGCACGGCGTTGGCCATCTGGGCCTGGTGCCGCGCCACTTCTTCCGTGCTGCTGTAGCCCAACTGGCCCTTGTACGAGCCCAGGCCCGGCATGAAGAACAGATAGCCCAGCGCGAACAGGCAGGCCAGCAGGTACATCCACGTCCACCACGTGGGAACGGGGTTGTTCAGTTCGGTCAGGTCACCATCCCAGACGTGGCCGGTGTCTTCCACCTGCCCGGCGGCCGGCTTGGCGCCCAGCCAGCGGCGCTGCGTGTACAGCAGCCACACGCACCAGAGCACGCCGCCCACAGCGACCACCGAAATGAAAATCCCCCAGAAGCCATTGACGAAATCGCTCATGATCGATTCGCTCCATCTTGTTGTGCCTGCCCGAATTCATCGGGCAGGGCGAACGGCAACATGGCCGATTCGCGGTTGGCGCCCTGGCGGCCGCGCGAGCAGGCCCACCAGACGATGCCGAAAAAGGTCGCCATGGAAATGGCGGTAACGATTGCGCTCAGGTAAGCCACCATGATCAGCCTCCCGTAGCCGGTTGCGCGGCGGGTTGCGTGGCCGTTTGCACGGCGGACTGTGCGGCCGATTCCGCGGCCTTCCTGGCCTCTTCCGCCTGCTTGGCTTCGGCCGCCTGCTTGGCGCGGCGCACGCCCACGCCCAGGCTTTGCAGGTAGTCGACCAATGCGTCCTCTTCCGTCTTGCCTTCGATTTCCTTGGGCGCGGCGGCGATCTGTTCGTCTGTGTACGGCACGCCCAGCGTGCGCAAGGCCCGCATGCGCTCGGACACGTTCTGACCGGTGATCACCGTCTTTTGCAGCCAGGGATACGCGGGCATGTTCGATTCCGGCACCACCTTGCGCGGGTCGCGCAGGTGAATGCGGTGCCAGTCGTCGGAATAGCGTTCGCCCACGCGCGCCAGGTCGGGCCCGGTGCGCTTGGAGCCCCACAGGAACGGGTGGTCGAAGACCGATTCCGCCGCCGTCGAATACGAGCCGTAGCGTTGCACTTCGGCGGCCAGCACGCGCACTTGCTGCGAGTGGCAGCCCACGCAGCCTTCGCGGATGTACACGTCGCGCCCCATCAGCCGCAGCGGGCTGTAGGGTTCGACGCCCGCCACGGGCTGGGTGGTGCTGTGCTGGAAGAACAGCGGAATGATCTGAACCAGGCCCGCGAAGGACACCACCAGGATGCTGGCGATGATCATCCAGCCGATGTTCTTCTCAAGCGTCTGGTGAGAAAAGAAGCCGGTTTTATTGTTGGCCATGATGTCCTCTCGTCAAGCAGTGGCCGGCACGGCGGGCGCGGCGGGCACGTCGGGCGCAGAGACCGACGGGCGAGCGGCATGGGGATCGTCTTCGGGAATGGCGGGGTTGACCGGCAGCGCACCGCGCACCGTCATCCACACGTTCCAGGCCATCACGAACACCCCCGACAGGAACAACGTGCCACCCAGCAAACGGATCAGGTAGTACGGCACGCGCGTCTTCAGTTCTTCGACGAAGCTGTAGACCAGGGTGCCGTCGCTGGCGGTGTCGCGCCACATCAGGCCCTGCTGCACGCCGGCAATCCACATGGCGGCGATGTACAGCACCACGCCGATGGTGGCGATCCAGAAGTGCAGTTCGATGGCCTTTACGCTGTACATCTTTTCGCGGCCATACAGGCGCGGAATCAGGTAGTACAGCGAGCCGAAGGAAATCATCGCGACCCAGCCCAGTGCGCCGGAGTGCACGTGGCCAATGGTCCAGTCCGTGTAATGCGACAGCGCATTGACGGTGCGGATCGACATCATCGACCCTTCGAACGTGGACATGCCGTAGAACGACAGCGCGGTGACCATGAACTTCAGGATCGGGTCGGTACGCAGCTTGTACCAGGCGCCTTGCAGCGTCATGATGCCGTTGATCATCCCGCCCCAGGACGGCGCCAGCAGAATCAGCGAAAACGTCATGCCCAACGATTGCGTCCAGTCAGGCAGCGACGTGTACAGCAAGTGGTGCGGACCCGCCCACATGTACGTGAAGGCCAGCGCCCAGAAGTGGACGATGGACAGGCGGTACGAATAGATCGGGCGGCCGGCCTGCTTGGGCACGAAGTAATACATCATGCCCAGGAAGCTGGTGGTCAGGAAAAAGCCCACGGCGTTATGGCCGTACCACCACTGCACCATGGCGTCCTGCACGCCGGCGTACGCCGAGTACGACTTCCACATCGACACCGGCATCTCAATGTTGTTGAAGATGTGCAGGATGGCGATGGTGAGGATGTACGAGCCGAAGAACCAGTTGGCCACGTAGATGTGCTTGGACCGGCGCTTGATGATGGTGCCGAAGAACACGATGGCGTAGGCCACCCAGACCAGCGTGATCAGGATGTCGATGGGCCATTCGAGTTCGGCGTATTCCTTGCTGCTGGTGAACCCCATCGGCAAGGTGATCGCGGCGGCGACGATGACGACCTGCCAGCCCCAGAACGTGAAGGCGGCAAGCTTGTCGCAGAACAGCCGCGTCTGACAGGTGCGCTGGACCACGTAGTACGACGTTGCGAACAACGCGCTACCGCCAAAGGCGAAGATCACCGCGTTGGTGTGCAGCGGTCGCAGGCGGCCGTAGCTGAGCCATGCGGTGTCGAAATTCAACTGAGGCCAAATCAGCTGCGCGGCGATAAAAACGCCCACAGCCATGCCGACAATCGCCCAAACCACCGTCATGAGCGCGAACTGCCTCACGATCTTGTAGTTGAAGGTGTCGGCCTTGCTTGCGATTGCGGCGCAATCGTTCATCACCCTTCCCCCAAAGTAACAAATAGCTCCAGGCTTGAATGATGGGACCGGGCCTATAAGTCGGCGTTGATATGGATCAAGCGCGCGTGGGGCAGCAAGGGAACGCGGCAACGCCGCAACGCATCAGCAAGGGTTTGTTATGAATTGAAGCCGCCGCCGCTGGCGCGGCCGCTGTCGTCGTCACGCAGGATCGCCGTGCCCGCGCTGTCGGTATCGTCGTACTGGCCGTTGAACACGGCCCACCAGAACGCTACGCCGATGGCCAGCACGAACAGCAGGGACAAAGGCAACAGCAAGTACAGGATGGTCATCGCGCCACTTCCATCTTGGCTGCTTCCATCTTGGCCGCTTCCATCGTTGCCACGTCCAACGCGGGCGAGGGCACCGCGCTGCCGGACCAGTCGCGGCGGCACAGGCGCCACGAGTTATAGGCAACCGCCAACGACGACACCAGCATCGTGATGGCGGCCAGCCAGGGCTGCACCCAACCCATCAACGCCAACGGCGTCATCAGCAAATGCCAGACGAGCGACCCGTACAGGTTCTGCCGCGCCTTGTGGCGCGCCTGTTGCAACAGCGCATCCAGCGCGGCGTCGGGCATGTTGGGATGCGCCGCCAGCGCCGAGTGCGCGGACGCCATCGCCGTGGGCACCGCCATCGACATCGCGCAAGGGCAGCTCATGACCAGCAGCGCCACCATCACGGGCAGGCTGTGGGCGGGGTCGATATAGGCCCAGCCGACGGCGGCGGCCAACGCCAACGCCACCTGCGCCAGCACAAAACGCGACGCCAGGCGATCGGCGCGCGCGCCCAGGTCCAGCCGCTGCGCCTCAACGCGCTGATGGCGCAAGCCGCCCGCCGCGCCGCCAAATGATTGGCGGGCGCACAGTTCCAGGTAGCGCGCGGTCAGCAGGAACGCCACGAACATCGTGACGGAATCAAAATAGACTTCGCCGCGCCCCGTCCAGGTGGCGTGCACGCTGGGAATGAACGCGGCGACGATGCCCAGCGCCACCGGCACGTCCATGCCGGCGCGGCCGTGGCGCAGGTTGTCGCCGGCATGGCGCCAGATGGGCCAGGCGGAATACAGCACCACGGGTATGGTCAGCGCGAAGCTGGCCCAGTTCATCAGCACGATGGCCCAGTCCAGCGTTTCCAGGGCGTCGGCGGGCATGCTCTCGTGGCGCAGGTAACCGGGCCAGGCGAACATCATCACCTGCATCATCGCCAGCCAGGCCAGCGACAGGCGCACCAAGGCATGGCGGCGCTGCTGGCGGTCGGTATCCGACAGGCAGGACGGGACGGCGAAGATCGATTTTGCTCGCATGCGCCGATGGTAGCTAGCGCCCCCTCCCCCCGCCTTGATCTGGATCAAGCCGCTTTTTGTTGCGGCCTGCCTGGCGTGTCCTGCGTGTCCACAGATCGCATCAAGGGCGCTGCTGGCGCAGCACGGCCACCACCGCGCGAGTCAACGCGGCCAGGTCGTCGCCATCGATCGTCAGCGCCGGGGTCAGGTACACGACGTTGCCGAAGGGGCGCACCCACACACCCGCATCGACCAACCGGCGCTTCAAGGCTTCGCGGTCGGTGATGCCGTCCAGCTCCACCACGCCGATGGCGCCCAGCACGCGCACGTCACGCACCCAGGGCAAGTCGCGGCAGGGTTCCAGGCCGGTCGCCAAGGCCTGGGACAGCGCTTGCGCCTGCGCCAGCCGGGGTTCGGACTCGAACAGATCCAGCGAGGCATTGGCGGCCGCACACGCCAGCGCATTGCCCATGAACGTGGGGCCATGCATCAGTGCATGCGCCGGGTTGTCGGACCAGAAGGCGTCGAACACCCGGTTGCTGGCCACCGTGGCGGCCAGCGGCAACGTGCCGCCCGTCAGCGCCTTGGACAAGGTGATGATGTCGGGCTTGATGCCGGCCTGCTCGAAGGCGAACATCGTGCCGGTGCGCCCGAAGCCGGTGAAGATCTCGTCAAAGATCAGCAAGAGGCCGTGGCGGTCTGCCAGGCGGCGCAAGCGGCGCAGCACTTCCGGGTCATGCAGCAACATGCCGCCCGCGCCTTGCACCAGGGGTTCGACGAGAATGCCCGCCAGTTGCGGCGCGCGCGCTTGCAGGAATTGATCCAGCGCCGCGTAGGAGGCGTCGTCGCGCGGCAGGTCCACGATGTCGTGCTCGGCCAGCATGCCCCGGTACAGGCTGTGCATGCCGTCGTCGGGGTCGCACACGGCCATGGTGCCGAACGTGTCCCCGTGATAGCCGCCCCGAAACGCCACAAAGCGGCTGCGGCCCCGCTCGCCCTGGTTCAGCCAGAACTGCACCGCCATTTTCATGGCGACTTCGACCGCCACCGACCCGGAGTCGGTGTAGAAGACGCGGTCCAGCCCCGGCCCCAGCAAGCCGGCCAGGCGGCGCGCCAGCGTCAGCGCGGGTTCATGGGTCAGGCCGCCAAACATCACATGCGGCATGGCGTCCAGTTGCGCGCGCACGGCCTGGGCGATGTGCGGGTGGTTGTAACCGTGGCAAGCCGTCCACCAGGACGCCACGCCATCGATCAGGCTGCGCCCGTCCGCCAGTTCCAGCCGGCTGCCGTGGCTGCGCACCACGGGCAGCGGCGGCGTCACCGTTTTCATTTGGGCATAGGGAAGCCAGATATGAGGTTGGCCCTGGGCCACCCAGTCGGGCGTGTGCATGGTTGAGCTCCGAAAAAACAGGCGCGTTCGCAGGGCATTCCTGGCGTCCCGAACGCCGGAAAACGCCCTGCGCGCCTCCACTACAATGGCCCGCATTCTACGGCTTGGCACGGGCGCCCCCCTTGCCCGGCCGCTGCCGGAACGATTGATGTCTAAGCTGGATTCCCTGTTTTCTTCCGAGTTGGCCGCCGCCGACACCCGCCACGTACGCCGCCGCCTGCGCACCGCCACGGCCGCGCCGCCCGGGCGCATTGTGCTCAATGGCGCGCCCGTGCTGAACTTTTCCAGCAATGATTACCTGGGCCTGTCCAAGCACCCGCTGCTGATTGAACGCGCCCGGGAATGGGCGGCCCGCCACGGCGCGGGTGCGCAAGCGTCGCGGCTGGTCTGCGGCAACCTGGACTTGCACGAACAAGTGGAAGCCAAGCTGGCTCGCCTGAAAGGCACCGAGGCCGCGCTGCTGCTGGCCTCGGGCTGGCAGGCCAACGCCGCCGTGCTGCCCGCCCTGCTGCGCGCCGCCGCAAACCTGGGCGAGATCGAGCTGTACGCTGACAAGCTGAATCACGCCAGCCTGCACCAGGGTTGCCAGGCGGCCGGGGTCAGGCAGATCCGCTTCCGGCACAACGACCTGGATCATCTGGAAAGCCTGCTCGCCGCTCGCGTGCAGGCCGGCGCCGGCAAGCCCGTGGCCCGCTTCATCGTCACGGAAAGCGTGTTCAGCATGGACGGCGACCGAACCGACGTCGTCCGGCTGGCAGATCTGGCCGACCGCTATCAGGCCTTTGTCTACCTGGACGAAGCGCATGCCACCGGCGTACTGGGGCCGGGCGGCATGGGATTGGCGGGCCTGGCTCCGGGCCGTATCGACCTGGCGATGGGCACGTTCAGCAAGGCGCTGGGCGGCTTCGGCGCGTATGTGGCCGGGTCGCGCGCGCTGTGCGACTACTTGATCAACACCTGCTCTGGCTTCATCTACACCACGGCACTGCCGCCCGCCGTGCTGGGCGCCATGGACGCCGCGCTGGACCTGGTGCCCACACTGGACGCCGAGCGCGCCCGGCTGACTGCCGCCGGTGACCGGCTGCGCGCCGCGCTGCAAGGCATGGGCTTGGACACCGGCGATTCCTCCACGCAGATCGTGCCCGCCATCGTGGGCGACGAAGCGCGCGCGCTGGACATGGCGGCCGCCCTGGAACGCCTAGGCCTGCTGGCCGTGGCCATCCGCCCGCCCACCGTGCCTGCCGGCACCAGCCGCCTGCGCCTGACGCTCAGCGCCGCGCACCGCGATGTCGACGTCGGGCAACTGATCGATGGCATCAAGGCGGTGCTGGCATGACCCCCACGCGCCCCACCCTGCTCTTCGTACACGGCTGGGCGTTCGACGCTTCGGTCTGGACGCCGCTGCGCGCCGAGCTTGGCGACTGGCCACACGAGGTTGCCGACGCCGGTTACTTCGGCGCCGCGCAATCGTCGGCCGCAACCATCGGCCGGGTTCTAGACCCTGCCATCGACCCAGTCGTCGGCCATGTTGTAGACCCAGTCATCGGACAGGTTCAAGACCCCGCCAGCGCCCCCATCATCGCCATCGGCCATTCAATGGGCGTGCTGCGCTTGTTGCGGGATCTGCCGTCCAACTGTGTGGGCTTGGTGTCGATCAACGGGTTCCCGCGCTTTGGCGCCGCGCCGGACTTTGACGCCGGGGTACCGCGCCGCACGCTGGACCGGATGATGAAACGGCTGTCCGCCGACCCCGTCGCTGTCTTGCAAGACTTTCGCGAGCGCTGCGGGGACGCTTCCGCCTTCGGTGAACCGCGCCTGGAACCATTGGCCCGCGACCTGGAAGCCTTGCGCGACGAAGACCAGCGCGACGCCTTGGCGGCGCTGCCCGTTCCCTTGCTGATTCTGGCCGGACAGGACGACCCCATCGTTCCCGCTACCATGACGCAAGCCGCGTTCGGCGGCCGCTTGGGCGACGAACGGCACGATCTGGAACACGGCGGCCATTTGTTGCCGGTGTCGGCCGCGCCCTGGTGCGCGCGCCACATCGCCGGTTTCATCGACCGCGTGGCGGGTGCCGCCTGATGCAAGCCACGCCACGTAACGTCCGGGTCGGCGCCCGCTTTGGCGCCGCCGCCCACCGCTATGAAGACCACGCGCCCATCCAGCGCAGTACCGCCGAACGGCTGGCCAGCGATATCGCTTGCCTGCGTTTGCCCGCGCGTCCTCGCATCCTGGAGATCGGCTGCGGCACCGGCTTGCTGACCAAGGCCCTGGCGCGGCGGCTGGGTGAGGCGGACTGGACCATCACCGACATCTCGCCCGCCATGCTCGCCGCCGCCCAGCGCGGCCCGGCGCTACCCGGCACGGCGCGCTTCCAGTTGCTGGACGGCGAACACCCCCAGGCGCTGGATGGCGAGTACGACCTGATCTGCTCCAGCCTGGCCGTGCAGTGGTTCACCGACCTGAACGCCGGCCTGAGCCGGCTGGCCGCGCTGCTGGCGCCCGGCGGCCATCTTGCCGTCGCGACGCTGGCCGACGGCACCTTCAGCGAATGGCAGCGCGCGCATCAGGCGGCGGGCTTCGCCGCCGCCACGCCGCCCTACCCGCCGTGCCGGGTCATCCGTCCCGCCATGAGCAATCTGGCCGGTGGCGTGCGCGGCGAACGGCTGATACAAAATCATCCTGATGGCCTGACTTTCCTGAAGGGCTTGAAAGGCATCGGCGCCACCACGCCCGCGCCCGGACGCTCGCCGCTATCCGCGGCGGCGCTGCGCCGAGTACTGGCGGCGTTTGACGAACAAGGAGCCACGGTGACGTATCACCTGGCCTACGGTATGTGGAAAAAATCAACGCAACGCCCCGCCGGGGTTTTCGTGACCGGCACTGACACCGGCATCGGCAAGACGCTGGTGTCCGCCATCCTCGTGCGCGCCTGGAACGCCGACTACTGGAAACCGGTGCAGACCGGCGTATCCGAAGAGCGGGGCGACACCGACACCGTGGCCGAACTGGCGCAACTGCCGCCCGAACG containing:
- a CDS encoding alpha/beta fold hydrolase, translated to MTPTRPTLLFVHGWAFDASVWTPLRAELGDWPHEVADAGYFGAAQSSAATIGRVLDPAIDPVVGHVVDPVIGQVQDPASAPIIAIGHSMGVLRLLRDLPSNCVGLVSINGFPRFGAAPDFDAGVPRRTLDRMMKRLSADPVAVLQDFRERCGDASAFGEPRLEPLARDLEALRDEDQRDALAALPVPLLILAGQDDPIVPATMTQAAFGGRLGDERHDLEHGGHLLPVSAAPWCARHIAGFIDRVAGAA
- the ccoO gene encoding cytochrome-c oxidase, cbb3-type subunit II, which gives rise to MANNKTGFFSHQTLEKNIGWMIIASILVVSFAGLVQIIPLFFQHSTTQPVAGVEPYSPLRLMGRDVYIREGCVGCHSQQVRVLAAEVQRYGSYSTAAESVFDHPFLWGSKRTGPDLARVGERYSDDWHRIHLRDPRKVVPESNMPAYPWLQKTVITGQNVSERMRALRTLGVPYTDEQIAAAPKEIEGKTEEDALVDYLQSLGVGVRRAKQAAEAKQAEEARKAAESAAQSAVQTATQPAAQPATGG
- the ccoN gene encoding cytochrome-c oxidase, cbb3-type subunit I, coding for MNDCAAIASKADTFNYKIVRQFALMTVVWAIVGMAVGVFIAAQLIWPQLNFDTAWLSYGRLRPLHTNAVIFAFGGSALFATSYYVVQRTCQTRLFCDKLAAFTFWGWQVVIVAAAITLPMGFTSSKEYAELEWPIDILITLVWVAYAIVFFGTIIKRRSKHIYVANWFFGSYILTIAILHIFNNIEMPVSMWKSYSAYAGVQDAMVQWWYGHNAVGFFLTTSFLGMMYYFVPKQAGRPIYSYRLSIVHFWALAFTYMWAGPHHLLYTSLPDWTQSLGMTFSLILLAPSWGGMINGIMTLQGAWYKLRTDPILKFMVTALSFYGMSTFEGSMMSIRTVNALSHYTDWTIGHVHSGALGWVAMISFGSLYYLIPRLYGREKMYSVKAIELHFWIATIGVVLYIAAMWIAGVQQGLMWRDTASDGTLVYSFVEELKTRVPYYLIRLLGGTLFLSGVFVMAWNVWMTVRGALPVNPAIPEDDPHAARPSVSAPDVPAAPAVPATA
- a CDS encoding adenosylmethionine--8-amino-7-oxononanoate transaminase gives rise to the protein MHTPDWVAQGQPHIWLPYAQMKTVTPPLPVVRSHGSRLELADGRSLIDGVASWWTACHGYNHPHIAQAVRAQLDAMPHVMFGGLTHEPALTLARRLAGLLGPGLDRVFYTDSGSVAVEVAMKMAVQFWLNQGERGRSRFVAFRGGYHGDTFGTMAVCDPDDGMHSLYRGMLAEHDIVDLPRDDASYAALDQFLQARAPQLAGILVEPLVQGAGGMLLHDPEVLRRLRRLADRHGLLLIFDEIFTGFGRTGTMFAFEQAGIKPDIITLSKALTGGTLPLAATVASNRVFDAFWSDNPAHALMHGPTFMGNALACAAANASLDLFESEPRLAQAQALSQALATGLEPCRDLPWVRDVRVLGAIGVVELDGITDREALKRRLVDAGVWVRPFGNVVYLTPALTIDGDDLAALTRAVVAVLRQQRP
- the bioD gene encoding dethiobiotin synthase translates to MQATPRNVRVGARFGAAAHRYEDHAPIQRSTAERLASDIACLRLPARPRILEIGCGTGLLTKALARRLGEADWTITDISPAMLAAAQRGPALPGTARFQLLDGEHPQALDGEYDLICSSLAVQWFTDLNAGLSRLAALLAPGGHLAVATLADGTFSEWQRAHQAAGFAAATPPYPPCRVIRPAMSNLAGGVRGERLIQNHPDGLTFLKGLKGIGATTPAPGRSPLSAAALRRVLAAFDEQGATVTYHLAYGMWKKSTQRPAGVFVTGTDTGIGKTLVSAILVRAWNADYWKPVQTGVSEERGDTDTVAELAQLPPERQHLPAYVLQAPLSPWAAATLEDTVVDATSIVPPATTAPLIVEGAGGLYVPIDDTHMMIDLIARLDMPVVLAARSGLGTINHTLLSLEALKRRGIPILGVVMSGPLSPGNKEAIERFGDVRVLAEIPPLSHVDAATVAKLAQGIPPLEECLAALGEAPTVAD
- a CDS encoding cbb3-type cytochrome oxidase subunit 3, whose translation is MVAYLSAIVTAISMATFFGIVWWACSRGRQGANRESAMLPFALPDEFGQAQQDGANRS
- a CDS encoding aminotransferase class I/II-fold pyridoxal phosphate-dependent enzyme, which codes for MSKLDSLFSSELAAADTRHVRRRLRTATAAPPGRIVLNGAPVLNFSSNDYLGLSKHPLLIERAREWAARHGAGAQASRLVCGNLDLHEQVEAKLARLKGTEAALLLASGWQANAAVLPALLRAAANLGEIELYADKLNHASLHQGCQAAGVRQIRFRHNDLDHLESLLAARVQAGAGKPVARFIVTESVFSMDGDRTDVVRLADLADRYQAFVYLDEAHATGVLGPGGMGLAGLAPGRIDLAMGTFSKALGGFGAYVAGSRALCDYLINTCSGFIYTTALPPAVLGAMDAALDLVPTLDAERARLTAAGDRLRAALQGMGLDTGDSSTQIVPAIVGDEARALDMAAALERLGLLAVAIRPPTVPAGTSRLRLTLSAAHRDVDVGQLIDGIKAVLA
- the ccoP gene encoding cytochrome-c oxidase, cbb3-type subunit III, whose product is MSDFVNGFWGIFISVVAVGGVLWCVWLLYTQRRWLGAKPAAGQVEDTGHVWDGDLTELNNPVPTWWTWMYLLACLFALGYLFFMPGLGSYKGQLGYSSTEEVARHQAQMANAVRPIYARFETMTVPQISQDAGAREIGQRLFLNNCAQCHGSDAKGGPSFPNLTDGDWLHGGSPEVIMKTIKEGRHGVMPPWKAAIDAKAAGDIAQYVRSLSGLTADPIRVFRGKREFGNFCVACHGVDGKGNQLVGAPNLTDDVWLYGSSEASIVKTILDGRDNRMPAHEHILNPEQIKVLTAWVWGLSNKPDAAGEAQAADAKAVDTPAAGTSALGTVAVGTAPLAK
- the ccoS gene encoding cbb3-type cytochrome oxidase assembly protein CcoS — protein: MTILYLLLPLSLLFVLAIGVAFWWAVFNGQYDDTDSAGTAILRDDDSGRASGGGFNS